A part of Roseitalea porphyridii genomic DNA contains:
- a CDS encoding ABC transporter permease subunit, whose protein sequence is MYKAQFTTPIYPYLLLLPQMAIIAIFFLWPSAEAIRSSFFLSDPFFGSETFVGFENYTDAVTRSDYMRVAWFTLIFTAVVTFVSLAIALILAVAADNVLRGQGPYKTLLMWVYAIAPPVAGLIGIMLFDQHIGPIVRFVALFGWEMQVGVDYWDSAIAMMVVATWKQIPINFIFFLSGLQSIPKGVREAAAIDNPSPSSRFWTIIFPLLAPTSFFLMIINITYAFFETFGIIDVMLKGEPGNNPVTLVYKVFLDGFRGNDLGGSSAQSVILMIFVLALTIVQFRLIERRVHYV, encoded by the coding sequence ATGTACAAAGCGCAATTCACCACGCCGATCTATCCGTATCTGCTGCTGCTGCCGCAGATGGCGATCATCGCGATCTTCTTCCTGTGGCCTTCGGCCGAGGCGATCCGGTCGTCGTTCTTTCTGTCCGACCCGTTCTTCGGCTCGGAGACGTTCGTCGGCTTCGAAAACTACACCGACGCGGTGACGCGGTCCGACTACATGCGCGTTGCGTGGTTCACGCTGATCTTCACGGCGGTGGTCACCTTCGTCTCGCTGGCGATCGCGCTCATACTGGCGGTTGCGGCCGACAATGTGCTGCGCGGCCAGGGGCCCTACAAGACGCTCCTGATGTGGGTCTACGCCATCGCTCCGCCGGTCGCCGGGCTGATCGGCATCATGCTGTTCGACCAGCACATCGGTCCGATCGTCCGCTTCGTGGCGCTGTTCGGCTGGGAGATGCAGGTCGGCGTCGACTACTGGGACAGCGCAATCGCGATGATGGTCGTGGCGACCTGGAAGCAGATCCCGATCAACTTCATCTTCTTCCTGTCCGGCCTGCAGTCGATCCCCAAGGGCGTGCGCGAGGCCGCCGCGATCGACAATCCGAGCCCGTCGAGCCGGTTCTGGACGATCATCTTTCCGCTGCTGGCACCGACCAGCTTCTTCCTGATGATCATCAACATCACCTACGCCTTTTTCGAGACCTTTGGCATCATCGACGTCATGCTCAAGGGCGAGCCGGGCAACAATCCGGTCACGCTGGTCTACAAGGTGTTCCTCGACGGCTTCCGGGGCAACGATCTGGGCGGTTCCTCGGCGCAGTCGGTGATCCTGATGATCTTCGTTCTGGCGCTGACGATCGTCCAGTTCCGGCTGATCGAGCGAAGGGTCCACTATGTATAG
- the phnE gene encoding phosphonate ABC transporter, permease protein PhnE yields the protein MSGTATASSAPSGAELKDLVARSMNRRKWAAISVPVIIFLYLVYVFFAFDIAGLVERARMDNARILVSDFVSYKTHVERDARNDMITIAIEGENKGTYPEGTKPDWVEFGETGPIIDLGQGHVVTYVEDGAIYSYPGYGEIVLGLVDNRVEVVTPEAALPETVDLNASRTRATLTTDAGRLSLTRNRTETFKYDYGWELFFFTLDSPFHGKSLGELTALALWGERVDPARPNFVGMVSDFWNNQMWRHKDVMWAIFETILMAFLGTMTAALVALPLAFIAALNFTPSRILRQFVRRIFDFVRGVDGLIWTIILSRAFGPGPLTGSLAIAITDAGSFGKMFSEALENVDDKQIEGVQSTGANAFQRARFAVMPQVVPIFLSQVLYYFESNTRSATVIGAIVGGGIGLLLTQAIITQKDWEEVSYYIVLIVLMVIMMDTLSGWLRSKLIGRSS from the coding sequence ACCGGCGCAAATGGGCCGCGATCTCGGTCCCGGTGATCATCTTCCTCTATCTGGTCTACGTGTTCTTCGCCTTCGACATCGCAGGCCTCGTCGAGCGGGCGCGGATGGACAATGCGCGCATCCTCGTTTCGGACTTCGTCTCCTACAAGACCCATGTCGAGCGTGATGCGCGCAACGATATGATCACCATCGCGATCGAAGGCGAGAACAAGGGAACCTACCCCGAGGGCACCAAGCCCGACTGGGTCGAATTCGGCGAAACGGGGCCGATCATCGATCTGGGGCAGGGCCATGTCGTCACCTATGTCGAGGACGGCGCGATCTACAGCTATCCGGGCTATGGCGAGATCGTTCTGGGCCTCGTCGACAACCGGGTCGAGGTGGTCACGCCGGAGGCGGCGCTGCCCGAAACGGTCGACCTGAACGCCTCGCGGACCCGGGCGACGCTGACGACCGACGCCGGTCGCCTGTCGCTGACCCGGAACCGGACCGAGACGTTCAAGTACGATTACGGCTGGGAGCTCTTCTTCTTCACGCTCGACAGCCCTTTCCACGGCAAGAGCCTGGGCGAACTGACCGCGCTGGCGCTCTGGGGCGAGCGCGTCGATCCCGCGCGGCCGAACTTCGTCGGGATGGTCTCGGATTTCTGGAACAACCAGATGTGGCGGCACAAGGACGTCATGTGGGCCATCTTCGAGACGATCCTGATGGCGTTTCTGGGCACGATGACCGCCGCGCTCGTGGCGCTGCCGCTGGCCTTCATCGCCGCGCTGAATTTCACCCCGTCCCGGATCCTGCGCCAGTTCGTGCGACGCATCTTCGATTTCGTGCGCGGGGTCGACGGGCTGATCTGGACGATCATCCTCAGCCGCGCCTTCGGGCCCGGACCGCTGACCGGTTCGCTCGCCATCGCGATCACCGACGCGGGCAGCTTCGGCAAGATGTTCTCGGAGGCGCTCGAGAATGTCGACGACAAGCAGATCGAGGGCGTGCAGTCCACCGGCGCCAACGCCTTCCAGCGCGCCCGCTTTGCGGTGATGCCGCAGGTCGTCCCGATTTTCCTGAGCCAGGTGCTGTACTATTTCGAATCCAACACCCGAAGCGCGACCGTGATCGGCGCGATTGTCGGCGGCGGCATCGGCCTCCTGCTGACCCAGGCGATCATCACCCAGAAGGACTGGGAGGAGGTCAGCTACTACATCGTGCTGATCGTCCTGATGGTGATCATGATGGACACGCTGTCGGGCTGGCTGCGCAGCAAGCTGATCGGCCGGTCTTCGTAG
- a CDS encoding extracellular solute-binding protein — protein MKKALMAASALALTMSVANAEPVEIELWHAMGGALGEATNAVAEQFNASQDAYNLTPIYKGNYEETLTATIAAFRAGEHPNIVQVFDAGAATIIGAEGAVIPAQDLIEQAGIEFRDDYIPGVANFYADADGKMVGMPFNSSTPILYYNVEALEEAGVEPPTTWEEFEQIAPALKEAGYVPMAQSHLPWIFTENFMSRHNLQFATNANGYEGAEGTELLVNVEPLKMHFTKVKEWIDAGLFGYYGTGWGDNQAPFENGEVAMWLGSSGSFGGLRQSADFDFSATFLPYWEAVTEEPYHTFIGGAALFAMSGHPDEENEAAAAFFEFLSSADPQVFWHRETGYVPITAEAYETAKEQGYYDEVPQAEVGIQQLQGRAGEWNNGYRMGFYVQIRDVMNREYGRIFSGEATVDEAFEIIEEEGNRLLERFAQTQSG, from the coding sequence ATGAAAAAGGCGCTTATGGCGGCCTCCGCGCTTGCCCTGACCATGTCCGTGGCAAACGCCGAGCCGGTCGAAATCGAACTGTGGCACGCCATGGGCGGCGCGCTCGGAGAAGCCACCAACGCGGTTGCCGAGCAGTTCAACGCCAGCCAGGACGCATACAACCTGACGCCCATCTACAAGGGCAACTACGAAGAGACCCTGACCGCCACCATCGCCGCCTTCCGCGCCGGCGAGCATCCCAACATCGTGCAGGTGTTCGACGCCGGCGCCGCCACGATCATCGGCGCCGAGGGCGCGGTGATCCCGGCCCAGGACCTGATCGAGCAGGCCGGCATCGAGTTCCGCGACGACTACATTCCGGGCGTTGCCAACTTCTACGCCGACGCCGACGGCAAGATGGTCGGCATGCCGTTCAACTCCTCCACGCCGATCCTGTACTACAATGTCGAGGCCCTCGAGGAAGCCGGCGTCGAACCGCCGACCACCTGGGAAGAGTTCGAGCAGATCGCGCCCGCGCTGAAGGAAGCCGGCTACGTGCCGATGGCGCAGTCGCACCTGCCCTGGATCTTCACCGAGAACTTCATGTCGCGGCACAACCTTCAGTTCGCCACCAATGCGAACGGCTATGAGGGCGCCGAGGGCACCGAACTTCTGGTCAATGTCGAGCCGCTGAAGATGCACTTCACCAAGGTGAAGGAATGGATCGATGCCGGCCTGTTCGGCTATTACGGCACCGGCTGGGGCGACAACCAGGCGCCGTTCGAGAACGGTGAAGTGGCGATGTGGCTCGGTTCGTCGGGCTCGTTCGGCGGTCTGCGCCAGTCGGCCGACTTCGACTTCTCGGCCACCTTCCTGCCCTACTGGGAAGCGGTGACCGAAGAGCCCTACCACACCTTCATCGGCGGTGCGGCCCTGTTCGCCATGTCGGGCCATCCGGACGAGGAGAACGAAGCGGCCGCGGCCTTCTTCGAGTTCCTGTCCTCGGCCGACCCGCAGGTGTTCTGGCACAGGGAAACCGGCTACGTGCCGATCACGGCCGAAGCCTACGAGACGGCCAAGGAGCAGGGCTACTACGACGAGGTCCCGCAGGCCGAAGTCGGCATCCAGCAGCTTCAGGGCCGGGCCGGCGAGTGGAACAATGGCTACCGGATGGGCTTCTACGTCCAGATCCGCGACGTCATGAACCGCGAATATGGCCGCATCTTCTCGGGTGAGGCGACCGTCGACGAGGCGTTCGAGATCATCGAGGAAGAAGGCAACCGCCTGCTGGAGCGTTTCGCCCAGACGCAGAGCGGCTGA
- the ugpE gene encoding sn-glycerol-3-phosphate ABC transporter permease UgpE, translated as MMGPIVVAFTTSTHDAVTIHSGGMQLIPGDNLVPTYTAVLFEEGGFTKTVTGWGMLINSTILGLGFAIGKIIVSMLAAYAIVYFRFPLGTLAFWVIFSTLLLPLEVRILPSYEVVQGLGLLNTYTGLILPLIASATGTFFFRQFFKSVPNELLEAARIDGAGPLRFFWDILVPLSRTMIAAIFIIMFVLGWNQYLWPILMTTDESFYTVVRGIRQILQVWIGSNIPDYNEALALAIVAMLPPVAIVIFFQRMFIKGLVESEK; from the coding sequence ATGATGGGGCCGATCGTGGTCGCCTTCACGACGTCCACGCACGATGCCGTGACGATCCACAGCGGGGGCATGCAGCTGATCCCGGGCGACAATCTCGTGCCGACCTACACGGCCGTCCTGTTCGAGGAGGGCGGCTTCACCAAGACCGTGACGGGATGGGGCATGCTGATCAATTCCACCATCCTCGGGCTCGGCTTTGCGATCGGCAAGATCATCGTGTCGATGCTGGCAGCCTACGCGATCGTCTATTTCCGCTTTCCGCTGGGGACGCTGGCGTTCTGGGTGATCTTCTCGACACTGCTGCTGCCGCTCGAAGTGCGGATCCTGCCGTCCTACGAGGTGGTCCAGGGGCTCGGCCTTCTGAACACCTATACCGGCCTGATCCTGCCGCTGATCGCTTCGGCGACGGGCACCTTCTTCTTCCGGCAGTTCTTCAAGTCGGTGCCGAACGAACTGCTCGAGGCGGCGCGCATCGACGGAGCCGGACCGCTGCGCTTCTTCTGGGACATTCTGGTGCCGCTGTCGCGCACCATGATCGCGGCGATCTTCATCATCATGTTCGTGCTGGGCTGGAACCAGTATCTGTGGCCGATCCTGATGACGACCGACGAGAGCTTCTACACGGTCGTGCGCGGCATCAGGCAGATCCTGCAGGTCTGGATCGGCTCGAACATTCCCGACTACAACGAGGCGCTGGCGCTCGCCATCGTGGCGATGCTGCCGCCGGTCGCCATCGTCATCTTCTTCCAGCGCATGTTCATCAAGGGGCTCGTGGAGAGCGAGAAATGA